A stretch of the Actinoalloteichus fjordicus genome encodes the following:
- a CDS encoding ECF transporter S component — MTEGAGIPAAEGTTETPRSRVRVVHVTPRRAVVLTLASAAGLAMFLWPLFASESPDPTARAANAPLVFVVLLPLLLAIVLAEMSDSGMDAKSLALLGVLSAVNAGLRPLGAGTAGIETVFFLLVLAGRVFGPGFGFLLGSTSLFASALLTAGVGPWLPFQMLSSSLLGLGAGLLPARPRGRAEIAMLACYGVLAAYVFGFLMNMWSWPLLAGTDTQLSFVPGDPITENLHRFVLFTLTTSTLGWDTGRAITNLVAILLVGPAVLAVLRRAARRAAWDTPLPSSARRS, encoded by the coding sequence ATGACCGAGGGCGCAGGCATCCCGGCGGCGGAGGGCACGACCGAGACGCCCCGAAGCCGGGTGCGGGTCGTGCACGTGACGCCGCGCCGCGCGGTGGTGCTCACGCTGGCCTCGGCGGCGGGGCTGGCGATGTTCCTCTGGCCGCTGTTCGCCTCGGAGTCCCCCGATCCGACGGCTCGCGCGGCCAATGCTCCGCTGGTCTTCGTGGTGCTGCTGCCGTTGCTGCTGGCGATCGTGCTCGCCGAGATGTCGGACTCCGGCATGGACGCCAAGTCGCTGGCGCTGCTCGGCGTGCTGTCGGCGGTCAACGCGGGGCTGCGCCCACTCGGCGCGGGCACGGCGGGCATCGAGACGGTGTTCTTCCTGCTGGTGCTGGCGGGCCGCGTCTTCGGCCCCGGTTTCGGCTTCCTGCTCGGATCGACGTCGCTGTTCGCCTCGGCCCTGCTCACCGCGGGCGTCGGCCCGTGGCTGCCGTTTCAGATGCTCTCCTCCTCCTTGCTGGGACTGGGCGCCGGGCTCCTGCCCGCCCGGCCTCGGGGCCGGGCCGAGATCGCGATGCTCGCCTGCTACGGAGTCCTCGCCGCCTATGTCTTCGGCTTCCTGATGAACATGTGGTCCTGGCCGCTGCTCGCGGGAACCGACACCCAGCTCTCCTTCGTGCCGGGCGATCCGATCACCGAGAACCTGCACCGCTTCGTGCTCTTCACTCTGACCACCTCCACACTGGGCTGGGACACCGGACGGGCGATCACCAACCTGGTGGCGATCCTGCTGGTGGGTCCTGCGGTTCTGGCGGTGCTGCGCCGAGCCGCCCGGCGAGCCGCCTGGGACACGCCGCTGCCGTCGTCGGCCCGGCGGAGCTGA
- a CDS encoding SGNH/GDSL hydrolase family protein, which produces MRGKAVHSVVFGMVMTILTAMLVAVTGGQAAAAQDPVRIMPLGDSITGSPGCWRAMLWNDLQDSGHTDIDFVGTRGPQGCGVDHDGDNEGHGGFLATGIADQNLLPGWLSATSPDVVLMHLGTNDAWNGRPTETILSAFTTLVTQMRADNPDMHVLVAQIIPMTPSNCGECAQRVVELNAAIPAWAAELTTAQSAVLVVDQWTGFDTAVDTYDGVHPVESGDRKIAQRWHPVLSGVLDSLS; this is translated from the coding sequence ATGCGCGGAAAGGCTGTGCACAGTGTCGTGTTCGGCATGGTGATGACGATCTTGACGGCCATGCTGGTCGCGGTGACCGGAGGGCAGGCGGCCGCCGCCCAGGACCCGGTGCGGATCATGCCGCTGGGCGACTCGATCACCGGCTCGCCGGGGTGTTGGCGGGCGATGTTGTGGAACGACCTCCAGGATTCCGGCCACACCGACATCGACTTCGTGGGCACCCGAGGCCCGCAGGGCTGCGGCGTGGACCACGACGGCGACAACGAGGGACACGGCGGCTTCCTCGCCACCGGCATCGCCGACCAGAACCTGCTGCCCGGCTGGCTGTCCGCGACCAGCCCGGACGTCGTGCTGATGCACCTGGGGACCAACGACGCCTGGAACGGGCGGCCGACCGAGACGATCCTGTCGGCGTTCACCACGCTGGTGACGCAGATGCGGGCCGACAACCCCGACATGCACGTCCTCGTCGCGCAGATCATCCCGATGACGCCGAGCAACTGCGGCGAGTGCGCCCAGCGGGTCGTCGAGTTGAACGCGGCGATCCCGGCGTGGGCGGCGGAGCTGACCACGGCGCAGTCTGCGGTGCTCGTCGTCGATCAGTGGACCGGATTCGACACGGCGGTGGACACTTACGACGGGGTGCACCCCGTCGAGTCCGGTGACCGCAAGATCGCGCAACGCTGGCATCCGGTGCTCTCGGGCGTGCTCGACTCGCTGTCCTGA
- a CDS encoding zf-HC2 domain-containing protein, with protein sequence MECDTCREALSARLDSEAEPVRADETDEHLRTCVECRSWQQRATLLTRSMRVRAAVAPPDLTDAILAARGRGRGEKAVRAALASVGVAQLALGAAQLLGVDHGMTHDGAAATHLFNESTAWSLAMGLGLLWAALRSGHSRGMLPLVGGFVLVLSVFSVQDLIAGEVTVSRVLSHGLLVIGLGLLTVVHRQESRHSPEPGRPGIREPRQAAAPLPAEIRLQAPDLPRSGRRRLRSITGRRAA encoded by the coding sequence GTGGAGTGCGACACCTGCCGTGAAGCCTTGTCCGCCCGACTCGATTCCGAGGCCGAACCCGTGCGGGCGGACGAGACCGACGAGCACCTGCGAACCTGTGTGGAGTGTCGGTCCTGGCAGCAGCGGGCGACGCTTCTCACCAGGTCCATGCGGGTCAGAGCCGCGGTGGCGCCTCCCGATCTCACCGACGCGATCCTCGCCGCGCGCGGGCGTGGTCGTGGTGAGAAGGCGGTGCGGGCCGCGCTGGCGTCGGTGGGCGTCGCCCAGCTCGCGCTCGGTGCGGCGCAGCTGCTGGGAGTCGACCACGGGATGACCCACGACGGTGCGGCGGCGACGCATCTGTTTAACGAGAGCACCGCGTGGAGCCTCGCGATGGGACTGGGACTGCTCTGGGCGGCGCTGCGCAGCGGCCACTCCCGGGGAATGCTGCCGCTGGTGGGCGGGTTCGTCCTGGTGCTCTCGGTGTTCAGCGTGCAGGACCTGATCGCGGGGGAGGTGACCGTGTCCAGGGTGCTCTCCCACGGCCTGCTGGTCATCGGGCTCGGGCTCCTGACCGTGGTGCACCGGCAGGAGTCCCGGCACAGCCCGGAGCCGGGCAGACCCGGCATCCGCGAACCACGGCAGGCCGCCGCGCCGCTGCCTGCCGAGATCCGACTCCAGGCACCGGATCTGCCCCGGTCGGGACGTCGTCGCCTGCGCTCGATCACCGGCCGTCGCGCGGCGTGA
- a CDS encoding phytoene desaturase family protein, which translates to MTGTGRRPALDAVIVGAGPNGLAAAVILARAGLRVEVHEAAATPGGGARTEELTLPGHRHDVCSAVHPMGLASPFFRAFDLAAHGVRMLQPEVAYAHPLDGGRAGLAWRDLDRTADGLGVDGRAWRRLLAPLVRAWPGVVGVAMSDLRSPPPDPITAFALARRMVEQGSPLWNLRFRGETAPAMLTGVGAHAIAPPRGLAPAGAGLLLATLAHAVGWPIPEGGSGSVIAALVRDLIAHGGRVITGSRIDRLDQLPPANAVLLDLAPAGLLRLAEAELPSSYVRSLRRFRYGGAACKVDFVLTGPVPWSAPGCALAGTLHLIGTRAEAVAAERAVARGVHPDRPYVLAAQPGVVDSSRAPAGRHTLWTYAHVPNGSGVDVSAAVIAQIERFAPGFRDLVAATSVRTALDLERYDANDVGGDIAAGALTLWQTVARPVPRRDPYATPLDGVYLCSASTPPGPGVHGMAGLHAARRVLRARFGIRTDPLRLLRLP; encoded by the coding sequence ATGACCGGGACCGGCCGCCGCCCCGCACTGGACGCCGTGATCGTCGGAGCCGGGCCGAACGGGCTGGCCGCCGCCGTGATCCTGGCGCGGGCCGGTCTTCGGGTGGAGGTGCACGAGGCCGCCGCGACGCCGGGCGGCGGGGCTCGGACCGAGGAGTTGACACTGCCGGGGCACCGCCATGACGTGTGCTCGGCGGTGCACCCGATGGGACTGGCGTCCCCGTTCTTCCGGGCCTTCGACCTCGCCGCGCACGGCGTCCGGATGTTGCAGCCCGAGGTCGCCTACGCGCATCCGCTGGACGGCGGGCGGGCCGGACTGGCCTGGCGGGACCTCGACCGGACGGCCGACGGGCTGGGCGTCGACGGCCGGGCCTGGCGACGTCTGCTGGCACCGCTCGTCCGGGCGTGGCCGGGTGTCGTCGGGGTCGCGATGTCGGACCTGCGCTCGCCGCCGCCCGACCCGATCACGGCGTTCGCGTTGGCCCGCCGGATGGTGGAGCAGGGCTCGCCGTTGTGGAATCTGCGCTTTCGGGGCGAGACGGCGCCTGCGATGTTGACCGGGGTCGGCGCGCACGCGATCGCCCCGCCGCGAGGACTCGCCCCGGCGGGAGCGGGGCTGTTGTTGGCGACGCTGGCGCACGCCGTGGGCTGGCCGATCCCCGAGGGCGGCAGCGGATCGGTGATCGCCGCGCTCGTCCGCGACCTGATCGCCCACGGCGGCCGGGTGATCACCGGCAGCCGGATCGACCGCCTCGATCAGCTTCCGCCCGCGAACGCCGTCCTGCTGGACCTCGCCCCGGCGGGCCTGCTCCGGCTTGCCGAGGCCGAACTGCCGTCCTCCTATGTCCGGAGCCTCCGGCGCTTCCGGTACGGCGGGGCGGCCTGCAAGGTCGACTTCGTGCTGACCGGACCGGTGCCCTGGTCGGCACCGGGCTGCGCGCTGGCCGGCACCCTGCATCTGATCGGGACGCGCGCCGAGGCCGTCGCCGCCGAGCGGGCCGTGGCGCGGGGCGTGCACCCGGACCGGCCCTATGTGCTGGCCGCCCAGCCGGGCGTGGTCGACTCCTCGCGGGCCCCTGCGGGCCGCCACACCCTGTGGACCTACGCCCACGTCCCCAACGGGTCCGGTGTGGACGTGAGCGCGGCGGTGATCGCCCAGATCGAACGGTTCGCGCCGGGATTCCGCGATCTCGTGGCGGCCACCAGCGTGCGCACGGCACTCGACCTCGAACGCTACGACGCCAACGACGTCGGCGGCGACATCGCCGCAGGCGCCCTCACGCTGTGGCAGACCGTGGCGCGGCCGGTGCCGCGACGCGACCCGTACGCCACGCCGCTGGACGGGGTCTACCTGTGTTCGGCCTCGACTCCGCCCGGTCCCGGCGTGCACGGCATGGCAGGCCTGCACGCCGCCCGTCGCGTGCTGCGCGCCCGATTCGGTATTCGCACCGATCCGCTGCGGCTCCTGCGGCTGCCGTGA
- a CDS encoding ABC transporter ATP-binding protein gives MIRFEEVAVHYGESAPVLSGVDLEIEEGELCLVVGHTGSGKSTLLGAINGRVPHFTGGTLRGRVTVAGRDTRTNPPRELADLVGVVGQDPLAGFVTDTVEEELAYGMEQLAIPAEVMRKRVEETLDLLGIAELRDRSLRSLSGGQQQRVAIGSVLTVHPRVLVLDEPTSALDPTAAEEVLASVTRLVHDLGVTVVIAEHRLERVVQYADRMVYLPGDGGVVDGRPAEVLADATLAPPVVELGRLAGWTPLPLSVRDARRRAPELRARLTDHAPPAPERAATESPLLSAHDVVVRHGDVVAVRAVNLDLHGGQVTALMGRNGSGKSSLLWALQGSGRRAGGTVLTGGLDPAAEPAHRARALVGLVPQTAADLLYLETVAQECAQADRESAAPPGTCVTLLGRLIDEVDPHGHPRDLSEGQRLALVLAIQLVAAPPVVLLDEPTRGLDYRAKRAFGALVADLAAQGRSVVIATHDVEFVATVADRVVVLAIGEVVADGTTTDVVVSSPSFAPQVAKVLAPQSWLTVDQVRQALADAAVPR, from the coding sequence ATGATCCGCTTCGAGGAGGTGGCGGTCCACTATGGCGAGTCCGCCCCCGTCCTGTCCGGTGTCGACCTGGAGATCGAGGAGGGCGAGCTGTGCCTCGTGGTCGGTCACACCGGCTCGGGCAAGTCGACGCTGCTCGGTGCGATCAACGGCCGGGTGCCGCACTTCACCGGCGGGACGCTGCGCGGCCGAGTCACGGTGGCGGGACGGGACACGAGGACGAATCCACCCCGTGAACTCGCCGACCTGGTCGGAGTCGTCGGCCAGGACCCGCTGGCAGGTTTCGTCACCGACACGGTGGAGGAGGAGCTGGCCTACGGCATGGAGCAGCTCGCGATTCCCGCCGAGGTGATGCGCAAGCGCGTCGAGGAGACGCTGGACCTGCTCGGAATCGCGGAGCTGCGGGACCGGTCGCTGCGTTCCCTGTCTGGTGGGCAGCAGCAGCGGGTGGCGATCGGCTCGGTGCTCACCGTGCATCCTCGGGTGCTGGTGCTCGACGAGCCGACCTCGGCGCTGGACCCGACGGCCGCCGAAGAGGTGCTGGCCTCGGTCACCCGGCTCGTGCACGATCTCGGGGTCACGGTGGTGATCGCCGAGCACCGGCTGGAACGGGTCGTGCAGTACGCCGACCGCATGGTCTACCTGCCCGGCGACGGCGGCGTGGTCGACGGGCGGCCCGCCGAGGTGCTGGCGGACGCGACGCTGGCGCCGCCGGTGGTGGAGCTGGGCAGGCTGGCGGGCTGGACGCCGCTGCCGTTGTCGGTGCGCGACGCCCGCAGACGGGCGCCTGAGCTGCGCGCCCGGCTGACCGACCACGCCCCGCCCGCGCCGGAGAGGGCGGCGACGGAGTCGCCGCTGCTGTCGGCACACGACGTGGTGGTGCGGCACGGCGACGTCGTGGCGGTCCGGGCGGTGAACCTCGACCTGCACGGCGGTCAGGTCACCGCGCTGATGGGCCGAAACGGCTCCGGCAAGTCCTCACTGCTGTGGGCTCTGCAGGGTTCGGGCCGCCGCGCGGGCGGCACTGTGCTCACCGGCGGACTCGATCCGGCGGCCGAGCCCGCGCATCGGGCCAGGGCTCTCGTCGGCCTGGTGCCGCAGACGGCGGCCGACCTGCTGTATCTGGAGACGGTCGCCCAGGAGTGCGCGCAGGCCGATCGGGAGTCGGCGGCGCCGCCGGGAACCTGCGTGACGCTGCTGGGGCGGTTGATCGACGAGGTCGACCCGCACGGTCATCCGCGTGATCTGTCCGAGGGGCAGCGACTGGCGCTGGTTCTGGCGATTCAGCTCGTCGCCGCGCCGCCGGTCGTGCTCCTCGATGAGCCGACCCGGGGCCTGGACTACCGTGCGAAGCGGGCATTCGGCGCCCTCGTCGCGGATCTGGCCGCGCAGGGCCGTTCGGTGGTGATCGCCACGCACGACGTGGAGTTCGTCGCGACCGTCGCCGACCGGGTGGTGGTGCTCGCGATCGGCGAGGTCGTCGCCGACGGCACCACCACGGACGTCGTGGTCTCCTCGCCGTCGTTCGCGCCGCAGGTGGCGAAGGTGCTGGCCCCGCAGTCCTGGCTGACGGTGGATCAGGTACGGCAGGCGCTGGCCGATGCGGCGGTGCCGCGATGA
- a CDS encoding sigma-70 family RNA polymerase sigma factor, with protein MTTALIFRSVTWPADVDVETTESALAASAGDRHALERFIRATQHDVWRFTAHLAGTAAADDLTQETYLRVLRSLPDFEGRSSARVWLLSIARRVVVDQFRKAGRRPRQVLGIDLTQLSDDRQLRGRSAPSGFEEAVDLDLLLASLAPERREVLVLTQLLGLSYEEAALVCGCAIGTVRSRVARARDELIRAMDESHDTGTA; from the coding sequence ATGACGACTGCGCTAATCTTCCGATCTGTGACCTGGCCGGCCGACGTCGACGTCGAGACCACCGAGTCGGCACTCGCGGCGAGTGCCGGCGATCGTCACGCGCTGGAACGATTCATCCGGGCCACTCAGCACGACGTCTGGCGGTTCACCGCCCACCTCGCAGGCACGGCGGCGGCCGACGACCTGACGCAGGAGACCTACCTGCGGGTGCTGCGCAGCCTGCCCGACTTCGAGGGTCGCTCCTCGGCGCGGGTCTGGCTGCTGTCCATCGCCCGCCGTGTCGTGGTCGACCAGTTCCGCAAGGCCGGGCGCAGGCCCCGACAGGTGCTCGGCATCGATCTCACCCAGCTCTCCGACGACCGACAGCTTCGCGGGCGCTCCGCTCCCAGCGGCTTCGAGGAGGCCGTCGACCTCGATCTGCTGCTGGCGAGCCTCGCGCCGGAGCGACGGGAGGTGCTGGTGCTGACCCAGCTGCTCGGTCTCTCCTATGAGGAGGCCGCGCTGGTCTGCGGCTGCGCGATCGGCACCGTGCGCTCCCGAGTGGCCCGTGCTCGTGACGAGCTGATCCGGGCCATGGACGAGTCGCACGACACCGGGACGGCCTGA
- a CDS encoding DUF742 domain-containing protein, producing MTSDQHHSDEADDSVVGLTGARFGPSTRRRARHDTPKPNEGATASTSDSVTGTSRASVGSTGARFGGAARRRRDRDDDTSPAETVQAENAVHIDFDQTRSSRPVPWNDPLDEVGEEFEEDPIWPPSVGEPGTWLEASFTGSLVRPYARTGGRTSVAVDLAMETLISSSTGPVSITTAARPELRRITEICVEPRSLAEVSALLALPIGVTRVLIADLAESGGVQVHQPIDPRRLVMNGDFLQRVLTGLRRL from the coding sequence ATGACATCGGATCAGCACCACTCAGACGAGGCGGACGACTCGGTGGTCGGACTCACCGGAGCGCGATTCGGCCCGTCCACCCGGCGACGCGCTCGCCACGACACACCGAAACCGAACGAGGGAGCCACGGCGTCGACCTCGGACTCGGTGACCGGCACGAGTCGCGCTTCGGTCGGCAGTACCGGCGCCCGATTCGGCGGGGCCGCGCGGCGGCGACGCGATCGGGATGACGACACCTCCCCTGCGGAGACGGTGCAGGCGGAGAACGCCGTGCACATCGACTTCGATCAGACCAGGTCGTCCCGACCGGTGCCATGGAACGACCCGCTGGACGAGGTCGGCGAGGAGTTCGAGGAGGACCCGATCTGGCCGCCGAGCGTGGGCGAGCCGGGGACCTGGCTGGAGGCCTCTTTCACCGGCTCGCTGGTCCGCCCGTACGCCAGGACGGGGGGCCGCACCTCGGTCGCCGTCGACCTCGCGATGGAGACGCTGATCTCCTCGTCGACGGGACCGGTGTCGATCACGACGGCGGCCCGCCCCGAGCTTCGACGGATCACCGAGATCTGCGTCGAGCCGCGCTCGCTGGCGGAGGTCTCCGCGCTGCTCGCGCTCCCGATCGGGGTGACCAGGGTGCTGATCGCCGATCTCGCCGAGTCGGGCGGGGTGCAGGTGCACCAGCCGATCGACCCGCGGCGCCTCGTCATGAACGGCGACTTCCTGCAACGGGTACTCACCGGCCTGCGCAGGCTGTGA
- a CDS encoding aldo/keto reductase translates to MQYRSLGRRGLEVSAVGFGAMTLSPGIYAGVTEADAAAALVAALDAGVTFIDTADIYGAGHSETLIGRVLGGRRDHVVLASKFGGDTDAEGRLLPGMGRASYLRKALDASLTRLNTDHLDLYYLHRLDVTTPVEETVGALGELVEEGKINHIGLSEVSASTIRRADAVHPITAIQTEYSLFSRGPEDGVLPACRELGIGFVAYSPLGRGLLGGGVRAAGDLAENDWRRTNPRFQGPNLEHNVSVADAVETVAAELEVTGAQLALAWLIQRGVVPIPGTRRASNVLANAAAADLALDPAVFDRLESLVPRDAVAGGQADDSYLAAIDVT, encoded by the coding sequence ATGCAGTATCGATCGTTGGGGCGACGTGGACTCGAGGTGTCGGCCGTCGGGTTCGGTGCGATGACGCTCTCGCCGGGCATCTACGCGGGGGTGACCGAGGCCGATGCGGCCGCAGCCCTCGTCGCGGCGCTGGACGCGGGCGTCACCTTCATCGACACCGCCGACATCTACGGGGCAGGCCATAGCGAGACGTTGATCGGCCGGGTCCTCGGCGGTCGACGTGATCACGTCGTGCTCGCCTCGAAGTTCGGCGGCGACACCGACGCCGAGGGCAGGCTCCTGCCGGGCATGGGTCGGGCCTCCTACCTGCGCAAGGCACTCGACGCGAGCCTCACCAGGCTCAACACCGATCACCTTGATCTGTACTACCTGCATCGCCTCGACGTCACCACACCCGTCGAGGAGACGGTGGGCGCTCTCGGCGAACTCGTCGAGGAGGGCAAGATCAACCACATCGGACTCTCGGAGGTGTCGGCGAGCACGATTCGGCGCGCGGACGCCGTTCATCCGATCACCGCGATCCAGACCGAGTACTCGCTCTTCAGCCGGGGGCCGGAGGACGGCGTGCTGCCCGCCTGTCGGGAGCTCGGCATCGGCTTCGTCGCCTACAGCCCGCTGGGCAGGGGACTTCTCGGCGGCGGCGTCCGTGCGGCAGGAGATCTCGCCGAGAACGACTGGCGACGGACCAATCCCCGTTTTCAGGGGCCGAACCTCGAACACAACGTGTCGGTGGCCGACGCGGTGGAGACTGTGGCGGCGGAGCTGGAGGTCACCGGGGCTCAGCTCGCGCTTGCGTGGCTGATCCAACGCGGCGTCGTGCCGATCCCCGGGACTCGGCGAGCCTCGAACGTCCTGGCCAATGCCGCCGCAGCCGACCTTGCGCTTGATCCGGCCGTGTTCGATCGGTTGGAGAGCCTGGTTCCGCGCGACGCCGTGGCGGGCGGCCAGGCCGACGACTCCTACCTGGCGGCGATCGATGTGACGTGA
- a CDS encoding NAD-dependent epimerase/dehydratase family protein: MGATGNVGTSVVRSLVADPRVGAVIGVARRRPTWQPPKTTWRTADITEDDLTEVFHGADVVIHLAWRFQPTHAPAVTWRTNVLGGIRVFDAVTYAGVPALVYASSVGAYSPGPKDRGIDESWPTHGWPGAAYSREKAYLERVLDAVEDSRPDLRVVRLRPGIILQRQAARAQHRLFAGPLLPAALLRPGGVPFVPDLPGLRFQVLHAQDVAEAFRLAALSSAAGSYNLAAEPPVDAALLADCLQTRVSRLPSGPLRAALAAAWRLRLVGASPDLFDALLRMPLLDTTRARVELGWSPVHSARDTLTEGLHGLREGAGMATPPLAAGGLGRTLGRLRVTATRRR, from the coding sequence GTGGGGGCCACCGGCAATGTGGGGACGAGCGTCGTGCGCAGCCTGGTCGCCGACCCACGGGTGGGCGCCGTCATCGGCGTCGCCCGGCGCAGGCCGACCTGGCAGCCGCCGAAGACGACCTGGCGGACGGCCGACATCACCGAGGACGACCTGACCGAGGTCTTCCATGGCGCCGACGTCGTCATCCACCTCGCCTGGCGGTTCCAGCCGACCCACGCTCCCGCCGTCACCTGGCGGACCAACGTCCTCGGCGGCATCCGGGTGTTCGACGCCGTCACCTACGCCGGGGTGCCCGCGCTGGTGTACGCCTCGTCCGTCGGCGCCTACTCCCCCGGCCCGAAGGATCGGGGCATCGACGAGAGCTGGCCGACGCACGGCTGGCCGGGCGCCGCGTACTCGCGGGAGAAGGCCTATCTGGAGCGGGTCCTGGACGCCGTCGAGGACAGTCGTCCCGACCTGCGGGTGGTGCGGCTGCGGCCCGGCATCATCCTGCAACGGCAGGCGGCGCGCGCCCAGCACCGGCTGTTCGCCGGGCCGCTGCTGCCCGCCGCGCTGCTGCGGCCCGGCGGAGTGCCGTTCGTGCCCGACCTGCCGGGGCTGCGCTTCCAGGTGCTGCACGCCCAAGACGTGGCGGAGGCGTTCCGGCTGGCGGCACTGAGCAGCGCGGCAGGCTCCTACAACCTGGCGGCGGAACCCCCGGTGGATGCCGCCCTGCTCGCCGACTGCCTCCAGACCCGGGTCTCGCGCCTGCCGTCGGGCCCGCTGCGCGCCGCACTGGCGGCGGCCTGGCGCCTGCGGCTCGTGGGGGCCTCGCCCGATCTGTTCGACGCGCTGCTGCGGATGCCCCTGCTGGACACCACGCGGGCCCGGGTCGAGCTGGGCTGGTCGCCCGTGCACAGCGCCCGCGACACCCTCACCGAGGGTCTGCACGGCCTGCGAGAGGGTGCGGGCATGGCCACCCCGCCGCTGGCGGCGGGCGGACTGGGCAGGACGCTCGGCAGGCTGCGGGTCACGGCCACCCGGCGGCGCTGA
- a CDS encoding CbiQ family ECF transporter T component codes for MTASVLRASTRLPRALHPGAWWLWALALAAAAGRTTNPLLLSLILVVAGYVVVRRRGRAPWAATFRMYVYLGVFIVVMRVLWRMIFGGGAGEHILFVLPEITLPEAAAGIRLLGPVSAEELLGGLYDGLRLATMLICLGAANSLADPRRMLKAVPAALYQISTAVVVALSVAPQLMESVLRVRRARRLRGGRQRGLRALRGIVVPVLADAMDRSLALASAMDSRGYGRFGDTPRRTRLLTGVLVIAGLLGVCVGVYGLLDGTRHAFGLPMAVAGLLVAGAGFLVAGRRIRRSVYRPDRWRLPETLVVLSGLTAALVLTVTAGVDPANLYPSLSPLSWPTVTLPPVLGILAGVAPAWFAPPPEVRS; via the coding sequence GTGACCGCATCGGTGCTCCGGGCCTCGACGCGGCTCCCGAGAGCCCTGCATCCCGGTGCCTGGTGGTTATGGGCACTGGCCCTGGCGGCCGCAGCGGGCCGCACGACCAATCCGCTGCTGTTGTCGCTGATCCTGGTGGTGGCGGGGTACGTCGTGGTCCGGCGTCGCGGCCGGGCGCCGTGGGCCGCCACGTTCCGGATGTACGTGTACCTCGGGGTGTTCATCGTCGTCATGCGCGTGTTGTGGCGGATGATCTTCGGGGGCGGTGCGGGCGAGCACATCCTGTTCGTGCTGCCGGAGATCACGCTCCCGGAGGCGGCGGCGGGCATCCGGCTGCTCGGCCCGGTGAGCGCCGAGGAGCTGCTCGGCGGGCTCTACGACGGGCTGCGCCTGGCGACGATGCTGATCTGTCTCGGCGCGGCGAACTCGCTGGCCGATCCGCGCCGGATGCTCAAGGCGGTGCCTGCGGCGCTCTACCAGATCAGCACGGCCGTGGTGGTGGCCCTCTCCGTGGCGCCGCAGCTCATGGAGAGCGTCCTGCGGGTCCGCCGGGCCCGGCGGCTGCGCGGCGGCAGACAACGCGGGCTCCGGGCGTTGCGCGGCATCGTGGTCCCGGTACTGGCCGATGCCATGGACCGGTCGCTCGCCCTGGCCTCGGCGATGGACTCCCGAGGGTACGGCCGGTTCGGCGACACGCCGAGGCGGACTCGTCTGCTGACCGGGGTGCTGGTGATCGCGGGCCTGCTCGGCGTGTGTGTCGGCGTGTACGGGCTGTTGGACGGCACCCGGCACGCCTTCGGGCTGCCGATGGCGGTCGCGGGCCTGCTCGTCGCCGGTGCGGGCTTCCTCGTCGCAGGCAGGCGAATCCGCCGCAGCGTCTACCGGCCCGACCGGTGGCGCCTGCCGGAGACGCTCGTGGTGCTGTCGGGCCTGACCGCCGCCCTCGTGCTCACCGTGACCGCCGGGGTCGACCCGGCGAACCTCTATCCCTCACTCAGCCCGCTGAGCTGGCCGACGGTGACGCTGCCGCCGGTGCTCGGCATCCTCGCGGGAGTCGCCCCCGCGTGGTTCGCCCCGCCGCCGGAGGTCCGCTCATGA
- a CDS encoding DUF2231 domain-containing protein: MNAVQRWLKSLESRQSVDGAAERLRARVRPFLRDRPALDKALRGEWAGHAIHPALVTLPIGCYSAAAVCDLLGRRETARHLISLGLLSTPGAVITGLAEWSDLDLRQRRVGLVHAMANATSSVCYLLSWLSRHRSGDTAGRGWAVLGLAAVGAAGAIGGHLTYAQGAGVFRWSDRPAEAVGERPGPRPRTPSDDAADDDATAGGRHERATRPGGS; encoded by the coding sequence ATGAACGCAGTACAGCGATGGTTGAAGTCCCTCGAGTCGCGACAGTCCGTCGACGGGGCGGCCGAACGCCTGCGCGCACGGGTCCGTCCGTTCCTGCGGGACCGCCCCGCCCTGGACAAGGCGCTGCGTGGTGAGTGGGCGGGGCACGCGATCCACCCGGCGCTGGTCACGCTGCCCATCGGCTGCTACAGCGCGGCCGCCGTGTGCGACCTGCTCGGACGGCGCGAGACCGCCCGGCACCTGATCTCCCTCGGGCTGCTCTCGACGCCCGGTGCGGTGATCACCGGGCTCGCCGAATGGAGCGATCTGGACCTGCGGCAACGCCGGGTCGGCCTCGTCCACGCGATGGCCAACGCGACCTCCTCGGTCTGCTACCTGCTGTCGTGGCTGTCCCGACACCGCAGCGGCGACACGGCGGGGCGCGGCTGGGCCGTGCTCGGCCTGGCGGCGGTCGGCGCGGCGGGCGCGATCGGCGGTCATCTGACCTATGCACAGGGCGCAGGCGTGTTCCGCTGGTCCGATCGGCCGGCGGAGGCGGTCGGCGAACGGCCCGGCCCTCGACCGCGCACCCCGTCCGACGACGCGGCCGACGACGACGCGACGGCGGGCGGGCGTCACGAGCGGGCAACCCGGCCCGGCGGGTCGTGA